In Paenibacillus sp. J23TS9, a single genomic region encodes these proteins:
- the holA gene encoding DNA polymerase III subunit delta: protein MDVKAATKAIKQGEISPVYLLYGTEKYQMNEFVSFLVEQTISQEEHDFALVHYDLSDTPLQAVIEEAEMVPFMVPRKLILVQDASVFTAGKDNAKVEHRVEALLEYMKNPAEYSVLVFMVNQEKLDERKKVVKEIKSRGTLLTFMPLGSEDLLKWVGKKMKERECTMEEGAAEMVIRNAGTQLQTLSAEIDKLCLYAGKGGVISVHIVEQLIARTTEQNVFALVEDIANLRVDRALGIFYELLKQKEEPIKIAALIARQFRIILQVKDLGGQSYSQQQIASQLGLHPYAVKIAGEQARKFQASQLKQILSRLGTLDFQMKTGAIDKVLGLELFLLRLAA, encoded by the coding sequence GTGGACGTCAAAGCTGCAACAAAGGCCATCAAGCAGGGAGAGATCTCACCGGTCTATTTGCTTTACGGTACGGAGAAATACCAAATGAACGAATTTGTTTCTTTTCTCGTGGAGCAGACGATTTCCCAGGAAGAGCATGACTTTGCTCTGGTCCATTATGATCTTTCGGATACGCCTCTGCAGGCGGTCATTGAAGAAGCAGAAATGGTGCCTTTCATGGTGCCGCGGAAGCTGATTCTTGTGCAGGATGCCTCTGTATTCACAGCAGGCAAGGACAATGCGAAGGTGGAGCATCGTGTGGAAGCGCTCCTTGAATATATGAAAAATCCGGCTGAATACAGTGTATTGGTGTTTATGGTCAACCAGGAGAAGCTGGATGAGCGGAAAAAAGTTGTTAAAGAGATTAAAAGCAGGGGTACGCTGCTTACCTTTATGCCTTTAGGCAGCGAGGATCTTTTAAAGTGGGTAGGCAAAAAGATGAAAGAACGCGAGTGCACGATGGAAGAGGGGGCAGCTGAAATGGTGATCCGCAATGCGGGCACCCAGCTGCAGACCTTATCCGCGGAGATCGATAAGCTGTGCCTTTATGCTGGCAAGGGCGGAGTGATCAGCGTACATATCGTGGAACAGTTGATTGCACGGACTACGGAACAAAACGTGTTTGCACTTGTGGAAGATATTGCGAATTTAAGAGTGGACCGCGCACTCGGAATTTTCTATGAGCTGCTCAAGCAAAAGGAAGAACCGATCAAAATTGCTGCATTAATTGCCCGGCAGTTCCGCATTATTTTACAGGTCAAGGACCTTGGAGGGCAAAGCTACTCCCAACAGCAGATTGCTTCGCAGCTGGGTCTCCACCCCTATGCTGTCAAGATCGCTGGAGAGCAGGCTAGAAAATTCCAGGCTTCACAATTGAAACAGATTCTGAGCAGGCTTGGAACGCTCGACTTCCAAATGAAAACGGGAGCTATCGACAAGGTACTGGGACTGGAACTGTTTCTGTTAAGACTCGCGGCATAG
- a CDS encoding metallophosphoesterase has protein sequence MKPKHKKPASFNLFILFAALLLLTAGSIYYYARQIEPNLLRIEKVKIITPSVTADLNGMRIIQISDLHLGEFYSLDKLRNLVTRINSLKPDLVVFTGDLIDNFSQYRNSGKVAPILKQIKATLGKYAVYGNHDQGGGGKHQYLRLMSDSGFKVLVNENKVLNVGRSKLNIAGLDDFLLGSPDLKSTFKQVDPDSFDLLLVHEPDVADRLGSYPVDLQLSGHSHGGQVRLPGYGSLYTPPLAHKYTEGLYTFYRQSRKPSYLYVNRGIGTTRLPFRFDSIPELTLLTLQQPATH, from the coding sequence ATGAAACCCAAACACAAAAAGCCTGCCAGCTTCAATCTGTTCATTCTGTTCGCCGCTCTTCTTCTCTTGACGGCCGGATCTATCTACTATTATGCAAGACAAATCGAACCAAATCTACTCCGTATCGAGAAGGTGAAGATCATCACTCCATCCGTCACTGCTGATCTCAACGGTATGCGCATCATTCAAATTAGTGATCTCCACCTGGGTGAATTCTATTCCTTGGACAAACTCAGAAACCTCGTAACACGTATCAACAGCTTAAAACCGGATCTCGTCGTGTTCACAGGAGATTTGATCGATAATTTTTCACAATACCGCAATTCAGGCAAGGTCGCACCTATATTAAAGCAAATCAAGGCCACGCTTGGAAAATATGCTGTGTACGGCAATCATGATCAAGGTGGCGGCGGCAAACATCAATACCTCCGCCTCATGTCGGACAGTGGGTTCAAAGTGCTCGTGAACGAGAATAAGGTTTTGAATGTCGGCCGCAGCAAGCTGAATATCGCCGGTCTCGATGATTTTTTACTCGGCTCACCCGATCTCAAGAGTACATTTAAGCAGGTAGATCCGGATAGTTTTGATCTGCTGCTTGTGCATGAGCCCGATGTTGCGGACCGGCTGGGTTCTTATCCCGTGGATCTGCAGCTATCCGGCCACAGTCATGGAGGTCAGGTTCGACTGCCTGGATACGGCTCCCTGTATACTCCGCCGCTTGCCCATAAGTACACAGAGGGGTTATATACTTTTTATCGCCAAAGCCGTAAACCTTCGTATCTATACGTAAACCGTGGAATCGGCACAACACGCCTTCCCTTCCGCTTTGATAGTATTCCGGAGTTGACCCTCCTCACACTGCAGCAGCCTGCAACCCATTGA
- a CDS encoding response regulator transcription factor, whose product MRILIADDEQDMLRILTAYFQKEGYEVFTAGNGEEALAVFYREKIDLAILDWMMPKLSGLEVCREIKERSDKKVLILTAKSEEEDELKALHTGADEFIRKPFHPKILVLRAKKLLGDEKGQRYKTIRIDMEGSKIYKNDTDLQVTKTEFELMCCFIRHKGHILTRHQLLDLVWGLDYFGDERTVDTHVRRLREKVGGDLIKTYRGLGYSVEASDE is encoded by the coding sequence ATGCGGATTTTAATTGCTGACGATGAACAGGATATGCTGCGGATTTTAACGGCATATTTTCAAAAGGAAGGCTATGAAGTATTTACAGCAGGGAATGGCGAGGAGGCTCTCGCGGTCTTTTACCGTGAAAAAATCGATCTTGCGATTCTGGACTGGATGATGCCGAAGCTTAGTGGGCTTGAAGTGTGTCGGGAAATCAAAGAGCGATCGGATAAAAAGGTGTTGATCCTGACGGCAAAAAGTGAAGAAGAGGATGAGCTTAAGGCACTCCACACTGGCGCGGATGAATTCATACGCAAGCCGTTTCACCCGAAAATTCTTGTTCTCCGGGCCAAAAAGCTGCTGGGTGACGAGAAAGGACAGCGCTATAAAACGATAAGAATCGATATGGAAGGCAGCAAAATTTATAAAAATGATACCGATCTGCAGGTGACGAAAACAGAATTTGAGCTGATGTGCTGCTTTATCCGACACAAGGGCCATATATTAACAAGACATCAACTGCTGGATCTGGTGTGGGGTCTTGATTATTTTGGTGATGAACGGACGGTGGACACCCATGTCCGCAGACTCCGGGAGAAGGTTGGAGGAGACCTTATTAAAACTTACCGGGGACTTGGTTATAGTGTGGAGGCCAGTGATGAATAA
- a CDS encoding HAMP domain-containing sensor histidine kinase has translation MNKLGRKLFLSITVAILFIFIVFVLMANFFLPKYYIYKTKEKLGEAINLIAELPAARMADSIPLLEQQYHVTIVYDSLQKRGNDLNNSLLQQLAKKTVTLNKFWITDESWQKVKEGSRVNKIYDQGKLKSSFYASFIRKDQNIVLIGLSMAYISDTIQMINEFILILAFISVLIIVFVVWLLSYRMTQPLKELGEVAKDISKLHFRKARTKTRDEIGELAESINTMSDKLSEAHADLSRKNLSLKRFMSDITHELKTPVSLIQAYAEGIQDGLDDGSYAATILRQNESMARLIDELLDFAKIERGLLELSALPIKDLFSDCLEKFQMELEFRQIELVVEDDLPGNPMIEADADKIRMVFHNLLSNAVKYSADHRIHVSFGEQGSDIVFDMSNVFQGEISDVSQLWEPFYVLESSRHKEKSGTGLGLAIVKTILEQHEYRYQAKVNGQIIHFYIFFEKISPRPA, from the coding sequence ATGAATAAGCTGGGCCGTAAGCTGTTTCTGAGCATCACCGTTGCCATTTTGTTCATTTTTATTGTCTTTGTGCTGATGGCAAACTTTTTTCTGCCTAAATATTATATATACAAGACCAAAGAGAAGCTGGGAGAAGCGATCAATTTGATCGCAGAGCTTCCGGCTGCAAGGATGGCGGACTCGATTCCACTGCTTGAGCAGCAATACCATGTTACGATCGTATATGATTCTTTGCAGAAGCGGGGAAACGACCTGAACAATTCGTTGCTGCAGCAGCTGGCCAAAAAGACGGTCACGCTAAATAAATTCTGGATCACGGATGAGTCTTGGCAAAAGGTTAAGGAAGGCAGCCGCGTAAATAAAATTTATGATCAGGGTAAGCTCAAATCCAGTTTCTATGCTAGCTTCATCCGAAAGGATCAAAACATCGTCCTGATTGGACTCTCCATGGCGTACATTAGTGACACAATCCAGATGATTAACGAGTTTATTTTGATCCTTGCCTTCATTTCGGTGCTGATTATAGTGTTCGTCGTCTGGCTGCTCTCTTACCGCATGACCCAGCCCCTGAAGGAGCTGGGTGAGGTGGCCAAGGATATCTCAAAGCTGCATTTCAGAAAAGCCCGGACAAAGACCAGGGATGAGATCGGAGAGCTGGCGGAGAGCATCAATACCATGAGTGACAAGCTGAGTGAGGCGCATGCCGATTTATCCAGAAAGAATTTAAGTCTAAAGCGGTTTATGTCCGATATCACGCATGAGCTTAAGACGCCGGTTTCGCTCATCCAGGCTTATGCCGAAGGCATTCAGGACGGGCTGGACGATGGAAGCTATGCTGCTACGATATTGCGTCAGAACGAAAGTATGGCTCGGCTGATTGACGAGCTATTGGATTTTGCGAAAATTGAGAGGGGGCTGCTTGAGCTCAGCGCGCTCCCAATCAAGGATTTGTTCAGCGACTGCTTGGAGAAATTTCAAATGGAACTGGAATTCAGACAGATCGAACTGGTCGTGGAAGATGACCTGCCGGGAAACCCGATGATTGAAGCCGATGCGGATAAAATCAGGATGGTATTTCATAACCTTTTAAGCAATGCGGTAAAATATTCAGCGGATCATCGAATACATGTATCTTTCGGGGAACAGGGCTCGGATATCGTTTTCGATATGAGCAATGTCTTTCAGGGAGAAATATCCGATGTATCCCAGTTGTGGGAGCCCTTTTATGTGCTGGAAAGCTCGCGTCATAAGGAAAAATCGGGAACCGGTCTTGGACTCGCGATTGTTAAAACGATTCTGGAGCAGCATGAATACCGCTATCAAGCGAAGGTGAATGGTCAAATTATTCACTTCTATATATTTTTTGAGAAAATAAGCCCTCGTCCTGCATGA
- a CDS encoding MFS transporter, protein MEIWKKNLWVLWFGSFIVSSSFSMVIPFLPIFLIQIGVTQNIEMWSGILFSSAFLAGALSSPFWGSVGDKYGRKAMIIRAGFVLCVIYLLTSFVTSPVQLLILRILQGLLSGFIPGAIAIVGTNTPEHKVGYALSTMSTATATGSIMGPLLGGILSKIFDNRLAFASAGVLCFLATMLVIFYVKEEKFVPGKDRVSVFNTVKLALHNKLLVVVLVLTMFTQFSVMTIEPVLPLYIVELGHSASDASILAGVIFSLVGIASIIFAPRWGKLADKIGFQKILLIGLFAGGIGSLLQIPFHNIWGFSIVRFLYGCFFCAVFPALNGLIVRVTSSDFRGRAFSLSQTSNQLGGMLGPLAGGAISGVFSIHAVFLLTGILLLLTMGLAFWSQRFTRQPDTQSSSATINH, encoded by the coding sequence ATGGAAATCTGGAAGAAAAACTTATGGGTATTATGGTTTGGTTCTTTTATCGTATCTTCAAGCTTCTCCATGGTGATTCCGTTTCTCCCAATCTTCTTAATTCAAATTGGCGTGACCCAAAACATTGAAATGTGGTCCGGCATATTGTTCAGCAGTGCGTTTCTGGCAGGTGCGTTGTCCTCTCCTTTCTGGGGTTCCGTCGGTGACAAATATGGACGCAAAGCTATGATTATCCGTGCCGGATTTGTTTTATGTGTGATTTATCTGCTGACTTCCTTCGTAACCAGCCCGGTACAGCTGCTTATTTTGCGGATTTTACAGGGTCTGCTTTCCGGCTTTATCCCAGGAGCCATTGCGATCGTGGGCACCAATACGCCGGAGCATAAGGTTGGGTATGCGCTATCCACCATGTCAACGGCTACAGCCACCGGCAGCATTATGGGACCGCTTCTCGGCGGGATCCTGTCGAAGATTTTTGATAACCGTCTGGCCTTTGCAAGCGCTGGCGTGCTCTGTTTTCTGGCCACCATGCTCGTGATATTTTACGTGAAAGAAGAAAAATTCGTGCCCGGCAAAGACCGCGTATCCGTGTTTAATACCGTCAAGCTTGCACTGCATAATAAACTGCTGGTCGTTGTGCTGGTACTGACCATGTTCACACAGTTCTCCGTCATGACAATCGAGCCCGTTCTTCCATTGTATATCGTAGAGTTAGGACATTCGGCGTCCGACGCATCCATCCTGGCCGGGGTAATCTTCTCACTGGTCGGTATCGCGAGCATCATCTTCGCTCCCCGCTGGGGTAAGCTCGCCGATAAAATCGGCTTTCAGAAAATTCTGCTCATCGGCCTGTTCGCCGGGGGAATTGGTTCATTGCTGCAAATCCCTTTCCACAACATTTGGGGTTTTTCGATCGTACGATTTCTGTACGGCTGTTTCTTCTGCGCAGTCTTTCCGGCCCTCAACGGTCTGATTGTCCGCGTGACATCCAGCGATTTCCGCGGCAGGGCATTCAGTCTAAGCCAAACCTCCAACCAGCTCGGAGGCATGCTTGGCCCGCTCGCAGGCGGTGCAATCAGCGGTGTATTCAGCATCCATGCTGTTTTTTTACTTACAGGCATTCTGCTGCTGCTTACGATGGGCCTCGCCTTTTGGTCGCAGCGGTTCACCCGCCAGCCCGATACGCAATCATCCTCTGCTACGATAAATCATTAA
- the rpsT gene encoding 30S ribosomal protein S20, which yields MPNIKSAVKRVKTNDKRRALNASQKSALRTAVKAADTALANTEVEAAKSAVQAASQKLDKAVSKGLVHKNAASRKKSRLAKKLNALNAQA from the coding sequence ATGCCAAACATTAAATCCGCCGTAAAACGCGTAAAAACGAACGACAAACGCCGTGCGCTTAATGCTTCCCAAAAATCCGCGCTCCGTACAGCTGTTAAAGCCGCTGATACTGCGCTGGCAAATACTGAAGTTGAAGCTGCGAAATCTGCAGTTCAAGCCGCATCCCAAAAGCTTGACAAGGCTGTAAGTAAAGGCCTCGTACACAAAAATGCAGCGAGCCGCAAGAAATCCCGCTTGGCGAAAAAACTTAACGCTCTGAATGCACAAGCATAA
- the gpr gene encoding GPR endopeptidase yields the protein MELDLQQYSVRTDLAVDAREMAAKQYPGSIPGVDEEVSDKDGIKITRLNVLNDEGSQAIGRIKGHYVTLEVPGLRNGDTGLQERVTEAFAREFEDFLTLIGIQKKNTVLIVGLGNWNVTPDSLGPLVVENVLVTRQYFELMPDQVAPGYRQISAIAPGVLGITGIESSEIVQGIVERTKPDLIIAIDALASRSLERVNTTIQIADIGIHPGSGIGNKRRGLTQEVLGVPCIAIGVPTVCYASTIVNNVMEMMKKHFGQETNQTREIMGLLDGISENERLALVKEVLEPLGHDLIVTPKEIDEFIEDIANIVASGLNASLHDAVDSGNSGAYTH from the coding sequence ATGGAGTTGGATCTACAACAGTATTCTGTGCGTACGGATTTGGCGGTGGATGCCAGGGAAATGGCTGCAAAGCAGTATCCTGGGTCGATACCGGGCGTGGATGAAGAGGTTTCCGATAAGGACGGAATTAAAATAACCCGTTTAAATGTACTGAATGATGAGGGATCACAAGCGATTGGGCGTATAAAAGGACATTATGTAACTCTGGAGGTGCCGGGGCTCCGCAATGGGGATACCGGGCTGCAGGAGCGCGTGACAGAGGCTTTTGCGAGAGAGTTTGAGGATTTCCTGACCCTGATCGGCATTCAGAAAAAAAATACGGTTCTCATTGTCGGCCTGGGAAACTGGAATGTAACGCCGGATTCACTGGGGCCGCTGGTGGTGGAGAATGTCCTGGTTACCCGTCAGTATTTTGAGCTGATGCCGGATCAGGTTGCTCCAGGCTACCGCCAGATCAGTGCGATAGCGCCGGGTGTGCTCGGAATCACGGGTATAGAATCGAGTGAGATTGTGCAGGGAATAGTGGAGCGGACCAAGCCGGATTTGATTATTGCGATTGATGCGCTGGCATCGCGGTCACTGGAACGGGTGAATACAACCATTCAGATTGCGGATATTGGGATCCATCCCGGTTCCGGCATAGGAAACAAACGGCGGGGGCTGACCCAAGAGGTGCTTGGAGTACCATGTATCGCCATCGGGGTGCCGACTGTCTGTTACGCATCGACCATAGTGAACAATGTAATGGAAATGATGAAAAAACACTTTGGCCAGGAAACCAATCAGACACGGGAAATTATGGGACTGCTCGATGGCATATCCGAGAACGAAAGGCTGGCGCTCGTAAAAGAGGTCCTTGAACCGCTAGGCCATGATCTCATCGTAACACCTAAAGAAATTGATGAATTCATTGAGGATATCGCCAATATTGTGGCAAGCGGGCTGAACGCTTCACTGCATGACGCGGTGGATTCGGGCAATTCCGGAGCGTACACTCATTAG
- a CDS encoding stage II sporulation protein P translates to MKRNGFQLWNIGKWRTKMLHMLSMGRTFLLLTLGSLIFFVLLGLGGMAEHKMNSSTVSSMKGFAGSLSSRFFMDMLGMELPHLDKEKGGSTFSGEKMTTFVFQMLTSVNPRDPKSLLAKEMPGMGANDPVLLRSAAGNQNLDPPEDFHLPPETDDKGDKPADTDQSKEPDKTPDKTPVKEPEPGGKKEPGNPGTATEGTKEQKPTAPPANATGKKVVMIYHSHPREAYNPLLSKASSNPSSKSPSQNVMLVGKYMAQKLEKLGVGTVHSEKDYSTTVSEYNYNFSYKYSRQTVKEALAQNNGLEYLIDIHRDSQRHAKTTTVINGASYAQVFFIIGHENKNWRKNEAFASSIHEQLEKSYPGISRGIWGKTSAQGNGEYNQSLSDNSILIEVGGIDSTNEELKRTSELLGQIIADLYYKDQKAEKASAEKSVSATKADAKS, encoded by the coding sequence ATGAAGAGGAATGGGTTTCAACTTTGGAATATCGGCAAATGGAGAACCAAGATGCTGCACATGCTGTCCATGGGCCGAACATTTTTGCTGCTGACGTTAGGGTCGTTGATATTTTTCGTACTGTTGGGTCTGGGCGGAATGGCGGAACATAAAATGAATTCCTCTACCGTTTCTTCCATGAAGGGATTCGCAGGCTCACTATCGAGCCGGTTCTTTATGGACATGCTAGGCATGGAGCTTCCGCATCTGGATAAAGAAAAGGGAGGCTCTACCTTCTCGGGTGAAAAAATGACCACATTCGTGTTCCAAATGCTTACGAGCGTAAATCCGCGGGATCCCAAGAGTCTGCTTGCCAAGGAAATGCCGGGAATGGGAGCGAATGATCCGGTGCTGCTAAGAAGCGCTGCCGGTAATCAGAACCTGGATCCGCCAGAAGATTTTCATCTCCCGCCGGAAACGGATGATAAAGGTGATAAGCCAGCAGATACAGATCAATCCAAAGAGCCGGACAAGACACCGGATAAGACTCCAGTGAAAGAACCGGAACCTGGCGGTAAAAAAGAGCCTGGAAATCCGGGAACTGCCACGGAAGGAACGAAGGAACAAAAGCCGACGGCGCCTCCGGCAAATGCAACCGGCAAAAAAGTGGTTATGATCTATCATTCTCATCCAAGAGAAGCCTATAATCCGCTGCTGAGCAAAGCCAGCTCGAATCCAAGCTCCAAGTCGCCTTCGCAAAATGTCATGCTGGTGGGCAAATACATGGCTCAAAAGCTTGAAAAGCTCGGTGTAGGCACGGTTCATTCGGAGAAAGACTATTCGACGACAGTCAGTGAATATAACTATAACTTTTCATATAAATATTCCCGCCAGACAGTGAAAGAGGCCCTTGCCCAGAACAATGGTTTGGAATACCTGATTGATATCCACCGTGATTCACAGCGGCATGCGAAGACAACGACAGTGATTAACGGGGCCAGCTACGCACAGGTATTCTTCATCATCGGTCATGAGAACAAAAACTGGCGCAAAAATGAAGCTTTTGCGAGTTCGATCCATGAGCAGCTGGAAAAATCGTATCCGGGAATATCACGGGGGATTTGGGGGAAGACTTCGGCACAAGGAAACGGAGAATATAACCAATCTCTATCTGATAACAGCATCTTAATTGAAGTTGGCGGAATTGACAGCACGAATGAAGAATTGAAGCGGACATCTGAATTGCTGGGTCAAATTATTGCGGATTTGTATTACAAGGATCAGAAGGCGGAGAAAGCAAGTGCAGAGAAATCGGTATCTGCTACGAAGGCGGATGCCAAAAGTTAA
- the lepA gene encoding translation elongation factor 4 encodes MTDVQARQKNIRNFCIIAHIDHGKSTLADRILEYTGALTSREMQEQVLDQMDLERERGITIKLQAVHLTYKADDGQEYLLNLIDTPGHVDFTYEVSRSLAACEGALLVVDAAQGIEAQTLANVYLALDNNLEIIPVLNKIDLPSADPERVKQEIEDVIGLDASEAVHASAKAGIGIKEILEQIVKQVPAPTGESEEPLKALIFDSHYDPYKGVIVYVRVLNGSIKTGSKIKMMATGKTFEVIEVGAFKPRMTIVDELMVGDVGFIVAGIKHVGDTRVGDTVTDAKNPTAEPLPGYRKINPMVYCGLYPIETSEYNDLREALEKLQLNDASLSFEPETSSALGFGFRCGFLGLLHMEIIQERIEREFNIPLITTAPSVIYRIELTNGETIQIDNPSNYPEVGKIEAVEEPYVKAGIIVPNDYVGTVMELCQNKRGEFVNMEYMDTTRVTITYEIPLSEIVYDFFDQLKSGTKGYASFDYEISGYRKSNLVKMDILLNNEQVDALSFIVHRDRAYHRGRIICEKLREIIPRQMFEVPIQASVGTKVVARETVKAMRKNVLAKCYGGDISRKRKLLEKQKEGKKRMKQVGSVEVPQEAFMAVLKIDDN; translated from the coding sequence ATGACAGACGTACAAGCAAGGCAAAAAAATATTCGAAATTTCTGTATCATTGCACATATAGACCACGGTAAATCAACGCTTGCCGACCGGATCTTGGAGTATACGGGTGCTTTAACATCCCGCGAAATGCAGGAACAGGTACTGGATCAGATGGATTTGGAACGCGAACGCGGCATTACCATCAAGCTGCAGGCCGTGCATCTTACATACAAGGCGGATGACGGTCAGGAGTATCTGCTCAATCTGATCGATACTCCTGGGCACGTCGACTTTACCTATGAGGTGTCGCGGAGCCTAGCAGCATGTGAAGGCGCACTTCTGGTCGTGGATGCTGCACAGGGTATTGAAGCTCAGACGCTGGCAAACGTATATTTGGCACTGGATAACAATCTGGAGATTATTCCGGTTCTCAACAAAATAGACCTGCCGAGCGCTGATCCGGAACGCGTGAAGCAGGAAATTGAAGATGTTATCGGCCTGGATGCAAGTGAAGCAGTACATGCTTCGGCGAAAGCGGGCATCGGTATCAAAGAAATACTCGAGCAGATCGTGAAACAGGTTCCAGCTCCAACAGGAGAATCGGAGGAACCGCTGAAAGCTCTCATTTTCGACTCGCATTATGACCCATACAAAGGTGTTATTGTGTATGTCCGTGTCTTAAACGGAAGCATTAAAACAGGTTCGAAAATTAAAATGATGGCGACAGGAAAAACGTTTGAGGTGATTGAGGTCGGTGCCTTCAAACCCCGGATGACCATCGTGGACGAGCTGATGGTTGGCGATGTGGGCTTTATCGTCGCCGGCATCAAGCATGTCGGAGATACCCGTGTCGGCGATACCGTGACCGATGCGAAGAACCCGACAGCCGAGCCGCTCCCGGGCTACCGGAAGATTAATCCGATGGTATACTGTGGTTTGTATCCGATTGAAACTTCGGAATATAACGATCTCCGTGAAGCACTCGAGAAGCTGCAGCTGAACGATGCATCCTTGAGCTTTGAGCCGGAAACGTCCAGCGCGCTGGGTTTTGGTTTCCGTTGCGGATTCCTGGGCCTTCTCCACATGGAAATCATTCAGGAACGGATCGAACGCGAATTCAACATTCCGCTCATTACGACGGCGCCAAGCGTTATTTATCGCATTGAACTGACGAACGGCGAAACGATTCAGATCGATAACCCGTCCAACTATCCGGAGGTCGGCAAAATCGAAGCGGTAGAAGAGCCGTACGTCAAAGCAGGTATCATCGTTCCCAATGACTATGTAGGTACAGTCATGGAGCTATGCCAGAATAAGCGCGGCGAATTCGTGAATATGGAATACATGGACACAACCCGCGTAACGATAACGTATGAAATCCCGCTGTCAGAAATCGTGTATGATTTCTTCGACCAGCTGAAGTCCGGTACGAAGGGGTATGCCTCTTTTGACTATGAAATCTCGGGTTACCGCAAATCCAATCTGGTCAAGATGGATATTCTGCTGAACAACGAGCAGGTGGATGCGCTGTCGTTCATCGTGCATCGTGACCGTGCATACCATCGTGGACGCATTATTTGCGAAAAGCTGCGCGAAATCATTCCACGCCAAATGTTTGAGGTGCCGATTCAGGCATCGGTTGGAACAAAGGTCGTTGCGCGTGAAACCGTCAAAGCGATGCGCAAAAACGTGCTTGCAAAGTGTTACGGCGGCGATATCTCGCGTAAGCGGAAGCTGCTTGAGAAGCAGAAGGAAGGCAAGAAGCGCATGAAGCAGGTCGGAAGCGTCGAAGTGCCGCAGGAAGCCTTTATGGCCGTTCTCAAAATCGACGACAATTAG
- the hemW gene encoding radical SAM family heme chaperone HemW: MTIIKPHAAEAVKSQGNRKPQAVYLHIPFCTNKCFYCDFNSYVLKNQPVMEYLQGLEREMERTVKEVPPGEIKTIFVGGGTPTVLKPDEMEYFLKTVRTYFPDWSDSIEFSMEANPGTTDLEKLSVMREGGVNRVSFGVQSFQNELLKGIGRIHDTDDVYQSLENARKAGFENMSIDLMFGLPNQTVEMLAESVDKALALDLPHYSIYSLKVEENTLFHTMFKKNQLPLPNEDDELQMYLLLMDRMKKAGYEQYEISNFAKPGYHSRHNMAYWLNEDYYGLGAGAHGYVGHQRHMNIKGVNPYTEATKEGLPRMESFTVPKEEAMEDFMMVGLRVMSGVSKSHFEEQFGLTIEEVFAEPLGKMLDKGLMEETGTGYRLSEQGLLFGNDVFGTFIGSLTIKE, from the coding sequence ATGACAATCATTAAGCCGCATGCTGCGGAAGCCGTAAAGTCCCAGGGGAATCGGAAACCGCAAGCGGTCTATCTTCACATTCCCTTTTGCACCAACAAGTGTTTTTATTGCGATTTCAACTCCTATGTGCTGAAGAATCAGCCGGTAATGGAATATTTGCAAGGCCTTGAGCGTGAAATGGAACGGACGGTTAAGGAGGTTCCACCTGGCGAAATCAAGACCATTTTCGTAGGTGGCGGAACCCCGACCGTTCTGAAGCCAGATGAAATGGAATACTTTTTGAAGACGGTCCGCACCTATTTCCCGGATTGGTCCGACTCGATTGAGTTTTCCATGGAGGCTAACCCGGGTACTACCGATTTGGAAAAGCTGTCCGTCATGCGCGAAGGCGGTGTGAACCGCGTCAGCTTCGGCGTACAATCCTTCCAGAATGAGCTGCTCAAAGGCATCGGAAGAATTCATGATACGGATGATGTATATCAGAGTCTGGAAAACGCACGTAAAGCCGGCTTCGAAAATATGTCGATCGACTTGATGTTCGGGCTGCCGAACCAGACGGTGGAAATGCTGGCGGAGAGCGTGGATAAGGCACTGGCGCTGGATTTGCCTCATTACTCCATATACAGTCTGAAGGTAGAGGAAAATACACTTTTCCATACGATGTTTAAAAAGAATCAGCTGCCGCTTCCTAATGAGGATGACGAGCTGCAAATGTATTTGCTCCTGATGGATCGCATGAAAAAAGCGGGCTACGAGCAGTATGAGATCAGCAACTTTGCCAAACCGGGCTATCACAGCCGCCACAACATGGCTTACTGGTTGAATGAAGACTATTACGGACTCGGTGCCGGAGCACACGGGTATGTAGGACATCAGCGCCACATGAATATCAAAGGCGTCAATCCGTATACAGAAGCCACGAAGGAAGGGCTGCCGCGGATGGAGAGCTTTACCGTTCCGAAAGAGGAAGCGATGGAGGACTTCATGATGGTCGGACTGCGCGTGATGAGCGGGGTTTCAAAAAGTCATTTTGAAGAGCAGTTTGGCCTTACCATCGAGGAGGTTTTCGCAGAACCGCTGGGTAAAATGCTGGATAAAGGATTGATGGAAGAAACGGGCACAGGCTATCGTCTCAGTGAGCAAGGGCTTCTGTTTGGCAATGATGTATTTGGCACATTTATCGGGTCGCTGACCATTAAAGAATAG